The following are encoded in a window of Nitrospinaceae bacterium genomic DNA:
- a CDS encoding sigma-70 family RNA polymerase sigma factor, with amino-acid sequence MALDRREFETLALEHIDALYRGALRLSGNPEDAEDLVQDVYVRAIRFYTQFQPGTNIRAWLFKILKNTFINRFRKKSRTPTQLELDDSEYQRSDLTDFNAGHSKIEGPEAQFFKRQTSKVIEKALSEIPEKFRRIIVLSDIEGFSYREIAEIEECPLGTVMSRLYRSRRMLQALLVKYDETGEMSVVEEK; translated from the coding sequence ATGGCTCTAGATAGACGTGAATTTGAAACTTTGGCCCTTGAGCATATTGATGCGCTCTACAGAGGGGCTCTCAGGTTGTCTGGCAACCCTGAGGACGCCGAGGACCTCGTGCAGGATGTGTATGTGCGCGCCATCCGGTTTTACACCCAATTCCAGCCAGGGACGAATATCCGCGCCTGGCTCTTTAAAATCCTCAAAAATACCTTTATCAACCGTTTTAGAAAGAAATCTCGTACCCCAACTCAGCTTGAACTCGATGACTCGGAGTACCAGCGATCGGATTTGACCGATTTTAACGCCGGGCATTCGAAGATAGAGGGCCCAGAGGCCCAGTTCTTCAAGCGCCAGACGTCTAAGGTCATAGAAAAGGCGCTTTCCGAAATTCCCGAGAAGTTTCGGAGAATTATTGTTTTGTCTGACATTGAGGGGTTTTCATACCGCGAGATAGCTGAAATTGAGGAATGTCCCCTCGGAACGGTCATGTCCCGTCTTTATCGGTCTAGACGGATGCTCCAAGCATTGTTGGTGAAATACGATGAAACGGGGGAAATGAGCGTAGTAGAGGAAAAATGA
- a CDS encoding PDZ domain-containing protein has protein sequence MIFRLLSISVLSLCFLVSGAQGAVRSESALREIEGVFIGIAERVKPAVVSIRSESRVSRPARRAPKKNPGNEKGKPPKPHPNLPRFSSGSGFIVDPEGYILTNNHVVSNSRRLRVRLSDKSEYWARVIGTDPYTDLALIKIDAPTPLPMLKLGDSEKVKVGQWSIAVGDPFGITRTFTVGVVSGMGRTGVGVARYEYFIQTDAAINRGNSGGPLLNIDGEVIGINTAIPAPGSGLGFSIPINMARDVMKYLRRLGTFPRGYLGVTIQPVGNDMAHLLGLKSPSGALVGSLLKDGPAMHAGVKAGDVIVEIDGKYVDDTAHLQRLVGWTPPGKAVNLNVVRYGRKRKLTVKLTKLPDSPASNKKPLSPGPTEPAQLGSYGMSVETLSPALMKKNLLTKSGGVYINEVEPGSRAFRDGVRVGMVIREFTYRAPGGRTAPVRVPISGLDEFEGVLDKIPAGSNVLARITRGSPRGERSFFMIMRSVRAK, from the coding sequence ATGATTTTTCGCTTATTATCGATTTCAGTTCTTTCCCTTTGTTTTTTGGTGTCCGGTGCCCAGGGAGCCGTTAGGAGTGAGTCTGCTCTTCGAGAAATTGAGGGAGTTTTCATAGGGATCGCCGAGCGGGTGAAGCCCGCCGTGGTTAGTATTCGCTCCGAGAGCCGGGTGAGTAGGCCCGCTCGACGAGCACCGAAGAAAAATCCGGGGAATGAGAAGGGAAAGCCTCCCAAGCCGCATCCCAATCTTCCTCGATTCTCCTCGGGCTCCGGATTCATTGTCGATCCCGAGGGCTACATTCTCACCAATAATCACGTTGTTTCGAACTCGCGCCGCCTTCGGGTTCGCCTGTCCGATAAATCGGAATACTGGGCAAGGGTTATCGGCACAGATCCCTACACGGATCTTGCCTTGATCAAAATCGATGCGCCCACGCCTCTACCCATGCTCAAGTTGGGAGACAGCGAAAAGGTGAAGGTTGGCCAATGGTCAATCGCCGTTGGCGATCCCTTTGGCATCACCCGAACATTCACGGTTGGTGTGGTCAGTGGTATGGGCCGGACGGGTGTTGGCGTCGCGCGGTATGAGTATTTCATCCAGACGGATGCCGCCATCAACCGCGGGAACAGCGGTGGCCCATTGCTCAACATCGATGGCGAGGTGATCGGAATAAATACGGCCATCCCGGCGCCGGGAAGCGGCTTGGGATTTTCCATTCCAATAAATATGGCCCGCGACGTAATGAAATATCTCAGGCGCCTGGGCACTTTTCCCAGAGGGTATCTCGGGGTGACGATCCAGCCGGTCGGAAACGATATGGCCCACCTCCTCGGGCTCAAATCTCCGTCCGGTGCGCTGGTGGGCTCATTGCTCAAGGATGGTCCCGCCATGCACGCTGGGGTTAAGGCCGGAGATGTAATCGTCGAAATCGACGGCAAGTATGTGGATGATACGGCGCATTTACAACGGCTGGTTGGGTGGACGCCTCCGGGCAAAGCGGTGAATCTGAATGTCGTTCGCTATGGCAGGAAAAGGAAGCTTACCGTCAAACTGACGAAGCTTCCTGATTCGCCAGCGTCGAATAAAAAACCTCTTTCTCCTGGTCCGACGGAGCCAGCCCAGTTGGGGAGCTATGGGATGAGTGTTGAAACCCTCTCGCCAGCTTTGATGAAGAAAAACCTACTGACAAAATCTGGAGGGGTTTATATCAATGAAGTTGAGCCCGGATCTCGCGCATTCAGGGACGGGGTTCGTGTGGGTATGGTGATTCGGGAATTCACCTACCGGGCGCCGGGGGGCAGAACGGCTCCCGT